One Devosia lacusdianchii genomic window carries:
- a CDS encoding helix-turn-helix transcriptional regulator produces MRASRLLSILTTLQAKGQVSAEALANECEVSVRTIYRDVDALSAAGIPIYSVQGSRGGYRLLDGYRVRLNGLSSREAEALFLAGLARQAADLGMGAVAASARAKLLAALPEAMRAGAMKARFHFDAPAWFAEPETLDHLPAIADAVWNQRPIHMRYQSRTTEKERRVEPLGIVLKGGAWYLVVQTHKEIRTFRVSRISQMAVLDERFEYPKNFDLEAYWVESIRRYEVDLHPNRADIRLSPWALDMMEELLPPFVRNGAVISEEADARGWRQVSVSVGSMAHAAMEILRFGKDAEVVGPPELRAEMASIVGTLAKVYDGECTPRQL; encoded by the coding sequence ATGAGAGCAAGCCGACTTCTATCCATCCTGACCACGCTGCAAGCGAAGGGACAGGTTTCCGCCGAGGCGCTCGCCAACGAATGCGAGGTTTCGGTGCGGACGATCTATCGGGATGTAGATGCCCTTAGCGCCGCAGGCATCCCGATCTACAGCGTGCAAGGCAGCAGGGGAGGTTATCGGTTGCTCGATGGCTATCGCGTTCGCCTGAACGGCCTATCCTCAAGAGAGGCCGAGGCACTATTTCTGGCCGGCCTCGCGCGGCAAGCTGCTGACCTTGGTATGGGCGCTGTAGCGGCAAGCGCGCGTGCAAAGCTCTTGGCTGCGTTACCGGAAGCTATGCGCGCCGGCGCGATGAAAGCGCGCTTCCACTTCGATGCGCCGGCTTGGTTCGCCGAACCCGAAACCCTGGACCATCTACCAGCGATTGCCGACGCCGTGTGGAATCAGCGTCCGATACATATGCGCTACCAAAGCCGGACGACGGAAAAGGAACGGCGAGTCGAACCTCTTGGCATCGTCCTGAAAGGCGGCGCTTGGTATCTAGTCGTCCAAACGCACAAAGAAATTCGCACCTTCCGCGTTTCTCGGATCAGCCAGATGGCGGTACTCGATGAACGCTTTGAGTATCCGAAGAACTTCGACCTTGAAGCATATTGGGTAGAGAGCATCCGGCGATACGAAGTGGACCTTCATCCGAACCGAGCGGACATTCGTCTTTCGCCTTGGGCTTTGGATATGATGGAGGAGCTTCTACCTCCCTTTGTCCGTAATGGGGCTGTAATTTCGGAAGAAGCCGACGCAAGAGGCTGGAGGCAGGTATCCGTGTCAGTAGGTTCTATGGCGCACGCCGCCATGGAGATATTGCGCTTTGGCAAGGACGCCGAGGTAGTCGGGCCGCCCGAGCTTCGAGCTGAAATGGCGAGTATCGTTGGCACACTGGCAAAAGTTTATGATGGCGAATGCACGCCAAGGCAGCTTTAG
- a CDS encoding RidA family protein — MSRSIKHLLIGGLIVMGISNAATAQGLTIVNPPNLGDPTPNGYSTAIIVPANARVAYISGQGGFDSTGALSPDFATQVAQAYANLGAALEGIGARPDQVAKLTVYVVDHDMSKLGVLTQNVSAMFANSLPAQTLVGVPKLAVESMLFEVEAIVVLE; from the coding sequence ATGTCTCGCTCAATCAAGCACCTACTCATTGGAGGACTAATCGTCATGGGAATATCGAACGCGGCGACTGCGCAGGGGCTAACCATCGTCAACCCGCCGAACCTCGGCGATCCCACACCGAACGGCTACAGCACGGCGATAATCGTGCCTGCCAACGCGCGGGTGGCCTATATTTCAGGCCAGGGCGGCTTTGACAGCACAGGGGCCTTGTCGCCCGACTTCGCCACCCAGGTCGCACAAGCATACGCGAACCTTGGTGCAGCCCTTGAGGGAATCGGCGCGAGGCCAGATCAAGTTGCCAAGCTCACGGTCTATGTGGTCGATCATGACATGTCCAAGCTAGGCGTTCTGACACAGAACGTCTCGGCAATGTTCGCCAACAGCCTGCCGGCACAGACCCTGGTTGGAGTTCCCAAGCTTGCCGTTGAATCCATGCTCTTTGAGGTCGAGGCAATCGTCGTCCTCGAATAG
- a CDS encoding TetR/AcrR family transcriptional regulator has product MSTRVAKSQPTMRKEPRQARSRVTVELMLEAGARVLSSEGWAGFSTNRIAELAGVSIGSLYQYFPDKVTLVAAIRQRHLDDCLAILRDMRPDGLTASEFADRLVGDMIAAHSIYPGLHRALLDEAPSSDEYLNPNSAFEREYLGYYVTAIAHYYRRAPNAADHVAALVMSDAIDGVIHNAARRGALKDAAVRQELTRLVGLYLGDAVEQE; this is encoded by the coding sequence GTGTCCACTCGCGTTGCAAAGTCGCAGCCGACCATGCGGAAAGAGCCTCGGCAGGCCCGTTCGCGGGTCACGGTCGAACTGATGCTCGAGGCTGGGGCTCGCGTTTTGAGCAGTGAGGGTTGGGCCGGGTTCTCGACCAACCGAATTGCCGAACTGGCCGGCGTGAGCATCGGTTCGCTTTACCAGTACTTCCCGGACAAGGTGACGCTGGTGGCCGCCATCCGGCAGCGCCACCTGGACGACTGCCTGGCAATCCTGCGGGATATGCGACCGGACGGGCTGACAGCATCAGAGTTTGCCGATCGGCTGGTGGGGGATATGATCGCCGCGCACAGCATCTATCCGGGTCTGCACAGGGCCTTGCTCGACGAGGCGCCGAGTTCGGATGAGTACCTCAATCCCAATAGCGCGTTCGAGCGTGAGTATCTTGGTTACTATGTCACGGCGATCGCGCATTATTACCGGCGTGCGCCAAACGCGGCCGATCACGTCGCGGCGCTGGTCATGTCCGATGCGATCGATGGTGTCATCCACAATGCGGCGCGACGAGGCGCGCTGAAGGATGCGGCCGTTCGGCAAGAGCTGACGCGGCTGGTGGGGCTGTATTTGGGTGACGCAGTTGAGCAGGAGTGA
- a CDS encoding DinB family protein, with protein MTNLLAKIYDYHAWANADLLAKLATLDPERHKSELHTALRLINHYYVVARIFSAHLRGIPHAYVSDNTEETPALEELRMAMAASDREYRDYITSVSAADLEQPIAFAFTDGEKGYMTAGRC; from the coding sequence ATGACCAACCTGCTTGCCAAGATCTACGACTATCACGCCTGGGCCAATGCCGACCTGTTGGCCAAGCTGGCCACGCTGGACCCGGAGCGCCACAAGAGCGAGCTGCACACCGCCCTGCGCCTGATCAACCATTATTATGTCGTTGCCCGGATTTTCTCGGCCCACCTGCGCGGCATACCCCACGCCTATGTCTCCGACAATACCGAGGAAACACCGGCGCTCGAGGAGTTGCGCATGGCCATGGCCGCCTCCGATCGCGAGTACCGCGACTACATCACCTCTGTTTCGGCCGCCGATCTGGAGCAGCCTATCGCCTTCGCATTCACCGATGGCGAAAAGGGCTACATGACCGCGGGGAGATGCTGA
- a CDS encoding PLP-dependent aminotransferase family protein — translation MTSRRTELLIGLDRDGPLTLRGQIEQQLRDAIRLGSLKPGLALPSSRELARQLDVSRPLISEAYEQLAAEGFITVRQGAVPVVAPMAATAPPQAQTAAPAATPTLRYDFRIGTPDLTSFPKAQWLKATGKALAAMEPADFGYAGRHGVPVLRHALADYLGRVRGIVTSPDQIVITGGFEQARSLVAKALRRADITRIAVEDPGYTNLTPLSAVGLNLVRIPVDDAGVDVAQVVEQRVEAALLTPTHQYPTGAQLSGERRHQLLGWLRQCGGFAVEDDYDAEFRYDRKPVAALQGLDPDTVVYAGTASKTLAPGLRLGWLVLPPRLLGFVHEEQRLQDYGISRIEQHALAVLITSGDYDRHLRRMRLIYRKRRQALITALAEFAPQAVVAGISAGLHASIILPARYDEAELAAVAARRGLAFTYMSRHTLGGDVGPTTLLVGYSKVSEASIHAGIRTLAAVLSTL, via the coding sequence TTGACCAGTCGGCGCACCGAATTGCTTATTGGCCTAGATCGCGACGGTCCGCTGACGCTGCGCGGCCAGATCGAGCAACAGCTACGCGATGCCATTCGCCTGGGCTCCCTCAAGCCCGGCCTGGCCCTGCCATCGTCCCGCGAACTCGCCCGGCAACTCGACGTCTCACGCCCCCTGATCAGCGAAGCCTATGAACAGCTCGCGGCCGAAGGCTTCATCACCGTGCGGCAGGGGGCGGTTCCCGTGGTTGCCCCGATGGCCGCCACCGCCCCGCCGCAGGCTCAAACGGCGGCGCCCGCGGCCACCCCGACGCTGCGCTACGATTTCCGCATCGGCACGCCCGACCTGACCTCGTTTCCAAAGGCCCAATGGCTCAAGGCGACCGGCAAGGCCCTGGCCGCCATGGAGCCGGCCGATTTCGGCTATGCCGGCCGCCACGGCGTCCCGGTCCTGCGTCATGCGTTGGCCGATTATCTGGGTAGGGTGCGCGGCATCGTCACCAGCCCGGACCAGATCGTCATCACCGGCGGCTTCGAGCAGGCGCGCAGCCTCGTCGCCAAGGCCCTGCGCCGCGCCGACATCACGCGGATCGCCGTCGAAGATCCGGGATATACCAATCTGACGCCGCTTTCCGCCGTTGGATTGAACCTGGTCCGCATACCGGTTGATGACGCCGGCGTCGATGTCGCCCAGGTCGTCGAACAGCGCGTGGAGGCCGCCCTCCTCACCCCCACGCACCAATACCCCACCGGCGCGCAGCTCAGCGGCGAGCGCCGCCATCAATTGCTGGGCTGGCTACGTCAATGCGGCGGCTTTGCCGTCGAGGACGATTATGACGCCGAATTCCGCTACGACCGAAAGCCGGTCGCGGCACTGCAGGGGCTGGACCCCGATACCGTGGTCTATGCCGGCACGGCCAGCAAGACCCTGGCGCCCGGCTTGCGGCTTGGCTGGCTCGTCCTGCCGCCGCGTTTGCTGGGCTTTGTCCACGAGGAGCAGCGCCTGCAGGATTACGGCATCAGCCGCATCGAGCAGCACGCGCTGGCCGTGCTGATCACCAGCGGCGACTATGACCGGCATCTGCGCCGTATGCGGCTGATCTATCGCAAGCGACGCCAGGCGCTGATCACCGCCTTGGCCGAGTTCGCGCCACAAGCAGTGGTCGCAGGCATTTCGGCGGGGTTGCATGCCTCGATTATTCTGCCGGCGCGCTACGACGAGGCCGAGCTGGCGGCCGTGGCCGCCCGCCGGGGTCTCGCATTCACCTACATGTCCCGACACACCCTCGGCGGCGACGTTGGACCGACCACGCTTCTCGTCGGCTATTCCAAGGTCTCCGAAGCCAGCATCCATGCCGGCATCCGAACCCTGGCGGCCGTCCTCTCCACGCTCTGA
- a CDS encoding SRPBCC family protein — translation MRRSHTISVSIDRSYDDVYAYLSKPSNYGHWAAVDTGTFRPLANGDWQANTPFGFRYFRFTPPNAFGVLDHAIFEPGQAVWYNPMRVVPNELGSEVSFTFFRRDGMDDAQFTSAVEWITTDFLALKSLLEAQRRP, via the coding sequence ATGCGGCGATCCCATACCATCAGCGTCTCGATCGATCGTTCCTATGACGACGTCTATGCCTACCTATCCAAGCCCAGCAATTATGGGCATTGGGCAGCGGTCGACACGGGTACATTCCGGCCGCTGGCCAATGGCGATTGGCAGGCCAATACACCCTTTGGCTTCAGGTATTTCCGCTTCACCCCGCCCAATGCCTTCGGCGTGCTGGACCATGCGATCTTCGAGCCGGGTCAGGCGGTATGGTACAATCCGATGCGGGTCGTGCCCAACGAGCTGGGCAGCGAGGTGAGCTTCACCTTCTTTCGCCGCGATGGCATGGACGACGCGCAATTTACCTCGGCCGTCGAATGGATCACCACCGACTTCCTGGCGCTCAAGAGCCTGCTAGAGGCACAAAGACGCCCCTAG
- the ykgO gene encoding type B 50S ribosomal protein L36 gives MKVRNSLKALMTRHRANKLVRRRGRVYIINKVDKRFKARQG, from the coding sequence ATGAAAGTCCGTAACTCGCTGAAGGCGCTGATGACTCGCCACCGCGCGAACAAGCTCGTCCGCCGTCGCGGCCGGGTTTACATCATCAACAAGGTGGACAAGCGCTTCAAGGCCCGCCAGGGCTAA
- a CDS encoding response regulator: MASEEITKYGVLIADHTPHMASLVGQMLRSLGRKDIREAFDATKALAELKRRAFDVLIIDADLDGLDGVAFTRKLRALVDNPNRDIPVIMMSAAPDAKRIAEARDAGVTEFLRKPFAASHLQSRLTNIEANPRGFIEAPAYQGPDRRRKVVDVGGNDRRDAAKTKAS; the protein is encoded by the coding sequence ATGGCCTCAGAGGAAATTACCAAGTACGGCGTGCTCATCGCCGATCACACGCCCCACATGGCGAGCCTGGTCGGCCAGATGCTGCGCTCTTTGGGCCGCAAGGACATCCGCGAGGCCTTCGACGCCACCAAGGCGCTGGCAGAACTCAAGCGCCGTGCCTTCGATGTTTTGATCATCGACGCCGACCTTGACGGCCTCGATGGTGTCGCCTTCACCCGCAAGCTACGCGCACTGGTCGATAATCCCAATCGCGATATTCCGGTGATCATGATGAGCGCCGCACCCGACGCCAAGCGGATCGCCGAGGCCCGCGACGCCGGCGTGACCGAATTCCTGCGCAAGCCCTTTGCCGCCAGCCATTTGCAGTCGCGACTGACCAATATCGAGGCCAATCCCCGCGGCTTCATCGAGGCTCCCGCCTATCAAGGCCCGGACCGCCGCCGCAAGGTGGTCGATGTGGGCGGCAACGACCGGCGCGACGCCGCCAAGACCAAGGCTAGCTAG
- a CDS encoding HIT family protein, with translation MARQPFDLAGLVLRSQHGPCFICGLVSGDSAYAHHVIAEDDDHIVFLSKYPTLPGYTLVCPKAHIEDLAEDLTPAAYLHLQAVVHRVARALKQVFAAERIYVLSLGSQDGNRHLHWHVAPLPAGVPYAQQQYHALMAEHGVLKLSDAEMAEMAGRIRRAFDDLAV, from the coding sequence GTGGCCCGCCAGCCATTCGACCTGGCTGGCCTGGTGCTGCGCAGCCAGCACGGCCCCTGCTTCATCTGCGGCCTGGTCAGCGGCGACTCGGCCTATGCCCACCACGTCATCGCCGAGGATGACGACCACATCGTCTTCCTGAGCAAATACCCGACCTTGCCGGGATACACACTGGTCTGCCCCAAGGCCCATATTGAGGACCTGGCCGAAGACCTCACGCCCGCGGCCTATCTGCACCTCCAGGCCGTGGTCCACCGTGTCGCACGCGCCCTCAAGCAGGTCTTTGCTGCCGAACGCATCTACGTGCTGTCCCTCGGCAGCCAGGATGGTAACCGCCACCTGCACTGGCACGTCGCACCCCTGCCCGCGGGCGTGCCCTATGCGCAGCAGCAATACCACGCGCTGATGGCCGAACACGGCGTACTCAAGCTGTCCGACGCGGAAATGGCGGAG